Within the Xiphophorus couchianus chromosome 17, X_couchianus-1.0, whole genome shotgun sequence genome, the region tcagtgttgcttcctaagtggacagtttgatttcacagaagtttgatttacttggagttatattgtgttgtttaagtgttccctttatttttttgagcagtgtatatatctgtttgattttaaagatttttgtttgaacAATTTCATGGAGCTCAAAATCCAAATGAGGTTATATTGTGAAGAGTTTGCTCAGAACATCAGAGCGTTATCTGTTCATTTCTTTAGAAACACTGAATATTCGTCCTGGATGGATTCAGTGGTGAAAGGTCATGGCTGGAGCcactttgaaatttttttaagcCCCTGAAGACAGACACAAATCAGCAAACCGTAATCTTTGGTCAAACACAGAAAGGATGCTGCCTGTCAGTGCTACACTCTTGTTTCAATGAAACAATATGTACATGGTGTAAATAATGTCCCAATAAAATGAACTATGACCTGAAACCTTCACTCTCTGTCTTCTATGTTGTCCGCTTTATAAAGTTGGAGACAAATACCCTGGTATTGGTCTAGCTTTGATGTTCGCATCTTAACGTGACATTTGTTCTATTCTGGTCTTTTATCTCTTAAACAGCTGAAAACTGTATAAACTGATTGGATTCATCAAGTCTGTATGAATAAATATAACTGAGCATTATCAGCACAACAATAGGAAGTAGGACTGTGTAACCTAATATATTTGAAGGTAATATGTTAAGTGGAGATTAGCTACTATGATTCTCTTCTAAAGGTTTGTCTCAAAGAAGAAGACGGCCTCTTAATCTGATCCGCCAATAAATCCTTTGAGAATAAACTTCATAAATTTTGCTGCTGTTCAGCTGTTCAATACCAGGACCAAACAAATTGGTTTCCTACAGTGGAAGTATATTTACCAAATGGGTCCAAGTACCAGACCCTGTGGTACTCCATAAACAGCTGTAGTGTTAGTGGAAGATTTATCATTGCCTTCATTATCATTAACATCAACAGAATTGCCCATAATCCAGATTGTCTGGGTTAGAAGCAGATGGATGACTGTGGAGAGAGTTCTTGTCTTGCAAGccaaaggttgtgggttcaatTCCACTTTCCTCATGCCACGTGTCAACGTGCCCCAAAATGCCTTGATTTACATCTGTTCACTAAGGATGGATTAATCCTTTCTAAAACTGTAGTGACAACTAATGTAATAGTTTGGCTGGCATGGGGTCTAAGGTTGAAAAAGGTTTAGATAAAAGCTAATATTTTCAGATCACCAAAAGTCTAAATATAGATCTTCATTTACCCCAAAAGGAAGCTGCACTTGATATGACAGAGTTACCGTGTTGGAAGTATGCCATGAACgttatttattatcattttttgtttgttttcagaaaattaccCATGAAGTCATCACCTTGATTTTCTTGATATTAAGaacaaaatttgtttgttgTAATCTGAattgaggtccaacagaaccaacactgtggttctcccacagttcgtatttatatggatatcattgaacacttttacgaggccAGTCTCCTTGTTGTGGTGAGATTagaaaccagactggaaggaatCAAAGCGGTTTGTTATCATTAGGAAgctatttcattatttaaacacagttttttcaataactttgatgaatgggaggtcagaggtcagcctgtaGTTCTGCAGTAATGATTTGTCCAGAtcttcttttttatcagtggtttgataaCTGCTATTTTCAAAGCcattacttttttcattttaacttgtGCTAGCCAATCTGGGTTAAAAAAGATATACgtacatttatatttcaaatatatcaaCACCAACTGTGGACTTCAAAACACATCCACTTTTAGAACAAATATTTACCAAATGTATCTTGACAATTgtccatctaaaaaaaaaaagttgtctatttgttttgttttcagtgtccTTTGTATATAATCTGGAGAAGTGAATGAAGTTTTCTAAAATCAGCTTCAAAACGTTTGTCCACTTACTGACTGCGGATTTTGAGTATTCTCTTAGGCTTGCATATGGTTCTGGTGACATATTTGAAAACCAAAGCTATAATTGTTTTGCTccagattttaaataattttgcttgacttgaaaaaatgaagaagtttACATTTCTTACAATGAGTGTAAGAAATGTAaacttgttgctgtttttttgttattaggttgttttttccccctttgtttTTTATCCAATAGCACATCGTTGTGTGCCAGTCTCCGCCTCTCACTCTTCCTGTGACTCTGTCCTACAAGTATCAGAGCTGATGCAAATAAAGGTAAGTCCTAACACCTGCTCCAGGAGTAAAGTCTCCTCCCTTTTAAATAGTTTCACTTTGTTCACGTCTCTAAAGGTGAGTAGTCTACATTTACTCTAttactttagtaactttttgataaatatttacttcttAGAGCAGTTTTACTGTACCATACCTTTAATTTTTACTTACGCattaagtaaaaattattagatataataataataagtaaatattattgttaataGTATGAGGCTCTTATATGAATATACAGTTTTTTTGCCATTCTACCCAGTGGATTAGCTTTTACAAGTTTAttgtaaatctgtttttggCAATTCTGagatgcagtaaaaaaaaaaaaaaaagccaataaaaTGTGATAAGTCATATCAAAAATTATATGACTTCATGCAACTgatattagtttttattgtgataatgaaTAAATTGAGAACTTTTTACAGTTTCACATAATCCATTTCTAATCTgcatcaaacattttgttggttGAGCATCATCGTCATGTTACTGAAGGGCAGCTACTATGTCAGTGAGAAGTTCTGTTGGTAATTAAAGTTCATGCCGAACATCTGAAAGTgttcatttttagaaaacaaccTGAACTCTGGTCACTTTCTGGAGTAAGAACAAGCTATGAGGCTCAAATCATAATGACTTTCATCCACTGTTACTGAAGTGAACAGTGTCATGATTACTACTAGGCTGTTTCTCTGCGTTTTCGGATCTTATATAAGCAAAACTATGACACctgtttcaacaaataaatcagtttattgcTGCAATATCAAACTGAATATGTTTATAGTTCTGTAtagtttgaaagtaaaaaaggtGTTTGGATCAGTTCTAAAGGTTTGACTTTCAGTTGTTCTTTTCTGACTCGCttgaaacaggtttttaaaacaggTCAGACAAGTCAGTGGTCCGTATCAAAGTatgaacaacagaaaaaaatgtttgactgtcCTCTAGTCAGACGTcacaatagatttttttgttgtcccTCATGTTGACtgacagcataaaaaaaaaacttcccaaGGTGGAAATAGTTATTCTTCTGTACGGATTTGTCAGCTAATAAGTTGACATAATGGATGATTGGAGGTCATATATTGaaagtttaatctgaaaaaGACTATCTCAACCATTCTGAGTTTATACATACACATTTGGCAGAGTGAACAGACAAGTGGACATAATCAaactgaaagtataaaaatattgatccacttccttctttttttgctttttatctgtaaaatatcCATCAACTAGAAGCCTGGTACTAAAATTGTGATATCCAGACACTGATTGAGACAATAATAGCAGCATTTAAACACTAACTCTCTTTTCTACCAAGCAAGGAGAAACATGGCACAGAATATGTAAGCGGCAACATCATAAACTTCAGTTACCTTTAGGTTTTCGTTTCTCACGTCTCATTCTGTATGTTTTACTCAGCAACAGAATGTTTCGTCAAGTGGGAAGGAGTTTTCTAGCAAAGCTCCTTGGAGGGCCATCTTATTGTTACAGATCAGCATCGCACTGTTTGTGTACAAACaaattttccatccatccatccatccattttcttacacccttgtccctagtggggtcgcgAGGtgttggtgcctatctccagctaacgttccgggcgagaggcagggtcaccctaGAGTCTAGAccggtcgccagtctgtcgcaacgaacattttttatcatttttaaatatttcagattgtTAAGTCTCACTGTCCAGTGAAAAACAGTCTGATGTTAAAACTGAGATGAAATTTTCAGACTACTCAAAAAGACCACAAAAGTCCCAACTAGGATGACAGTAAAGAGCAGTCGCCTTATTTTAAGTGTGAGAAACTGCTGGAAGTGTGAGGGTCGTTTGAACCTGTGCTGACAAAACTAAACTGTACATCCtgtcaacaaaataaacataaaattgtcTTTTCTATGAAAACCAAGACTCTGATTTAGTTGCAGAGAGTCCAAACTCCCTCCATAACTAAAACTCAATCTCAGGGAAAGAAACTGAACAGGttagttcctgtttttattccacctgtaatcatttttctttctggtaTCCTTGACAGTTTCTTCACAATACCAGGGTGATTCTTCTAGCGGTAACAAAAACCTGGACAGTAGGTTTTTCTTGATTCCATTGCCAAGGGTCAGTCCTTTTCAATGGAATGGGTTCTACAACTGAGATGAAATGTCTGAACGCTCCTCAAGACGACGACAGCTGCAGCTCCAACAGCAACGACTTTGCGTACTCTGACTTTATCGAGAGGAATCCTCTCAATGGGTGAGACTCGTCTTTAACACGTCttcacaaacaaaccaaagaaaaagtttgacatGTCAGCTCATTTAACACATCTCTTTCTTCTATTAAAGGCAATACCCAGATGCTGATTCAGAGAATCAAAACTTCCTCTCTGATCATAACCCAAGCAAGAAGAAATATGAAACTGAACATGTAAGTTCAGGTTTATTTATTCCacaatgtagttttttttcctgctatttttttttaaattctgttttctcctctccAGCACCACAGCAGGGCCTCATTCAGCATGTTTGTCTTGAACCTGTGTAATGCCATCATGGGCAGCGGCATCCTGGGTCTGTCCTTCGCTATGGCCAACACCGGCATCGCCCTGTTTGTGTAAGAACTCGTCTTTTCATCCTAATTTGGCTGAGCGGCATTCAgacaaatgttgttttcaggTCTCAGGCTATGATATTCCTAAGATCAGCAAGAAACTTTCAACTATTCTGTTCATATTGACTtgcaaacaaagaagaaaaaactcacATCTGAATTAATGTGATGCTACTGGAAACCTGAACCTCTTTGTCTAAGATTCTGTGAAAGACCATCTGGGAAAAATATCTataataaaatgtgtgtgtgtgtgtgttccaaGAACACATGCACCTCCAGCATAAGTTCATTTTTTGCTAGAAGTTATTGGAGGTTGCTTTGCAAAtacgccccctggtggctgttcaatttatcatgtttttgggaaaatgttttgttagtgACTAAAAAGGTTTCTGTCAGCAGAAgcctggatttttaaaaaaatatcagaattccTATTAGTTATTGCTGTGCCTATTGCACAGCTTGTATCACCAAgcatatagtttttatttatttattgccgATAAACACAAGTCATCTACAACTGAAgatcttttctctcttttgtgtTTACAGGATTCTCCTGGTTTCTGTTGCCATTTTCTCCTTGTATTCTGTCCACTTGTTGCTAAAGACAGCAAATGAAGCAGGTGAGCACCAGCTCTGACTTTCTagcaatgttttatgtttgtatcacatttaaatgtcaAGATTTAAAACTCTTTGCGAtttattcctctttttccaggtgCTCTTGTTTACGAGTCATTGGGTCACAAGGCCTTTGGGATCCCAGGCAAACTGGCTGCTTCCTGCTCCATCACCATGCAGAACATTGGAGGTGAGGGACTGACCTTTAAGTGTAACAGCTTCATTGTAACTAATGTTATGATGCTTATATTCATCTACCATATTttataaactgaaacatttcttttctatgTCCAAATTGGCAGTACAGGCAGAATTTCTGTCCTGTGACTTTTTTGTATCtctaaaaatatcagaaatgactctttttttctctaaatgtataaatttatgCTAGGGCTGTTGCTAacttctgtgtttattttcttttgttttctttcttcctttttatcttttatgcAGTCATGTCAAGCTACCTCTACATTATTAAATACGAACTCTCTGTTGTTATTCAGTCCTTTACTGGAGCAAGTGATGGGTAAGTAGTTAAATATTTGGTTATTATAACAACTTAATAAAGAAATAGCAGAATTGGTTCTTATTAATTGCATGTTCATTTCACTATTTGCCACTTAATACTTTTataagttttgttattttagatCTGAAATTTCTAGTACAAAATCAAATTATGTGACATTCTATAATTGTGCTGCTCAAcgtggcagcatgttggaatTGCTCTATTAattatattcagattttatgttcttaaaaattttaattccaTTATTTCTGGCAGAAAATTCATTATTTATAACCAAATTTGAACCCAACTAAAGCACAATAGTTGAAAATGAAGTGTTGttggatgcagagcaggagcaaagaggagagagaagaacaTTCAAACTCCTCCATCAATGATAATGAGCAAGACGAGTCCAATTTCATCCAGTTGTCTGAGACGTTGAATGAACTGGACTCAGCCAGAGTATTGGGAATGCAGTACTATGTAAGCATTCGACTGTAATGTTTATCTCCCAGGCTTTCTGACTCTATGAGCCGACACAGCTTTATAAAGGAAATGGATTAACTGAAACATTGACGATAAAAGATGGTGTCATTCAGGAGTTTTACTGTGATGTGTCATCTCAGCAGCCTAGATATTTATATGTGGTAAACACTTACATGACCAAGCAAGTGGTATCTgcttggtcatgtgacagttaAAGTGACTACGGGGCTACATTGGTCGTCTGCTTCAAttataatattggtaaattctGAAATAACAGCAATATATCAGATATCAACATCATCTCAAGTTTTCATATTGGTGGGCCCTAATAATTAATCTTCTGTAGCTTAGAAAtacctggagaaaaaaaatacacaaagatttgaaattatatttaatgtaataacaaaaaagcaacaatctcataagaaaataaaatttaaaaaatttaaaaacagtgtatcttggagaaaatgtcaaatgacTAATGAATAAGGATGGCTTTCTTATTCCATACAGAGCGCCAGTCAATTTAGGTAGGTTAGGCTTCCTTTTCTATCATGAGGTTAGGTTGAGCACACTGTTGAGTTTTACGACCTTTTGTGAAAAATTGGTGAGCAGGTCTGAATCTAGAGAGTGACTCGACCTCCTCTGAAGCTGAAAAGTCAAGACAAGTGCAAAAATTCTCATTTTGAGTGTTCAAactaattaattacattttctcaacAGATTGTGTAACATATATTGTTCTATCAATTTAAagatgtatttgtgtgtttcagtgaaTGGTACATCAATGGAGATTACCTTGTGATTCTGGTCTCAATTATTGTTATCCTGCCTCTCTCGCTGCTCAGGAACTTGGGtaaggagtgtgtgtgtgcatgtgtgtcatAAAAATGTCGTTCCTAAGTAATAGTAAAAGTAGAAGTGGTAGCTTTAAAATGGCAgtgacattttttctgtctccctTAGGTTACCTTAGTTACACCAGTGGTCTGTCTCTACTCTGCATGGTGTTTTTTCTGATTGTGGTGAGTACAATCCCACCTTGtttccttcttcctcctttGACAGTTAGATACAACCCATtgtaatgtttagtttatttaggcACTGTAATAATATAGCACcatccaaaaatatattttttctacatgttCCTGCAGGTGATCATAAAGAAGTTCCAGATTCCATGCCCTCTGCCTATTCTTGACGCTGGAAATGAAACCATGCACATGTTCAACAGCACCCCCCACAGCGACAATGTCACTACAGATGATGACACTTGCAAGCCTAAATACTTTGTCTACAACTCACAGGTAAATCAATCTCTCACAGATTAAAcagatttgaatattttcaataatactCGAAGAATAACTTCTAACctttatatttttccatctcTCCAGACTGTCTATGCTATACCCATCCTCACTTTTGCCTTTGTGTGCCACCCTACTATCCTACCCATGTATGATGAGCTCAAAGAGTAAGTGCTGCTGCATGAATTTAACTCAAAGTCCTATAATGTTTAAACTACACCAAtgttatatttctttaaagtttggtCTGGTGTCTAAATAAAACTCTCCTTCCCTGAACAGCCGGTCACGCCGAAAGATGCAGAATGTGGCCAACGTGTCCTTCCTGGCCATGTTCATCATGTACCTGCTGGCTGCCCTCTTCGGATACCTCACCTTCAACAGTAAGTTAGGcaagatttaaaaactacaatgtAGTGGAGTGTTAGCAGTATTGAGATACTGAGATATTGTCAAGATGCATGTTGGTGTTGGACACAGATGCAGCAGATTGAGACGTTGAGTagattttgaagatttaatgaagacgagctgaacaaaaaaaatgacaagaaccacaaacagaaggaaaataacaGGATTTAACAAGAGGATCCTGCAAGGAGTGTGATGAACAGATAGATATGTAACCCTTCCTTTGTTCGTCTCAGGTCCAGTAGGTTGACTTCACGACAGACACATTCAGGTTTATGGTATTTATTGTATACAGAAAAATCGAGTTGGTgatgattttatatatatatataactggTGGTCAACAGTAGTAAAGTTGCAGAGTTGTGTTCACTATGACTGTTTCCTTCTCtggatgaaacagaaataaaatgttctatGTAGAAAACATTGAGGGTATTGTGTTAGGTATACTACACATCCTGGTCTTATGTGTTAGCATGTCaatgtttattaattatatataattgCAGCTGAGTGGGCATTAAATCAAACTGTTCTTAGTCATAATAAACAAGTTACTAAAGTGATCTCTGTCATATTTCTATTCAGTCCACGTGGGACCTGAGCTGCTCCACACCTACTCAAAGTTCTACAAGCACGATATTCTCCTGCTGGTTGTTCGTCTGGCTGTGCTGGCCGCCGTCACACTCACGGTTCCTGTGGTGCTCTTCCCTGTAAGTATTGAGGGTCTACTGTTAATTATCCAGTCAGTCATGAAGACTATGAAGTCCATTGAGCTAATCGTTGTCTGGTTCTGAACAGATTCGTACCTCAGTCGGCCACCTGCTCTTCCCAAAAAAGGACTTCAGCTGGATCCGTCACGTTATTATCACCCTGAGCCTGCTAGCAGGAACCAACATTCTGGTCATCTTTGTCTCCAGCATCAGAGATATTTTTGGCTTCATTGGTAAATAACTGCACATGTTAATATGTATCATCAACTTTCTAACAATGTGTTATTGACTTTTTATGATTAACGGCTCAATTTTTCCTCATTCCAGgtgcctctgctgctgcaatGCTGATCTTCATCCTGCCCTCAGCTTTCTATCTCAGACTGGTTAAGAAGGAGTCAATGAAATCCATGCAGAAGATTGGGGTAAGACATTActaaacatttcacaatttcaatcatattttgttttttttagtaaactCAATGTAAAATATTGTGTAACTAACAACTTCAAATTAACTGTGAAATGATTTCTTCCACCAGGCTCTGATGTTCCTGATATTAGGATTTGCTGTCATGTTTGTCTGCATGACTCTTATCATCTACGACTGGATCGTGAACTCTATGAAAGATCAAGGTCACTGAAGCTCCAGCTCTTCTGCTGGCGGAGAAGAactgaagtttattttctttcaatttaatttaaagttattaGTTGCTATACTTCACTAAGATATCGATTATGTCCTAAAAGGCAGCTTTCAGTTAAACAACACCTATTTAATATTTCCCCTAAGCTCATGTAAAGTCACAAACTTTTATCAGACTATTTGTGCTCATTATCATCTGgatatattttaattacaattttttaagactgtaaataaacaattactgcaactttaaatctaatgtttttttttataaagtactGCAGCACCGCTGCAGAAAAGCTGGCCCGACTAGATTTTCTAGATTTATGCCATagtcatcttttttcttttacaaaacgccgttacaattttgtaaataaagtgaCGTACTACCTTTGGAACCTCTATTCTCTGTGTTCATCGTGTATAATGTTGGCCTCTATTTTCAAATGTTAGGAGGATTAGTGTAGCTTGGTGATCTAAAGATGAGAGAGACGTGCTTTAATACCAAGTCATATCctaagttttaatattttagctgGAGTTCCAATCTCAACCTTTCCTAGTTGGATTTCTTCATGAGGGGACATCATGCCAAGGAACTTTACAAGACGGCTTCAGTTGATTTTGAACTGAAGTGGTTCAAATTCATTTCAATTATCTACAGTCGTAGAACTTGGTCCAACAAGTCAATTTAtgcaaacatctaaaaataaaacttttaaagatctGTGGAAGTCATTGGATCATTGTAAACTCCTGGTTGAAAGTATAAGTCGGTTTATCACAGACTGAGCACAGAGCAAACTGctcagtttgatgtttttctaaGCTGACAAACATTCATGCATACAACGTTCACGTCACAAAACCTTTGAACATATATTGGACTTTTATTGCTTAGAATAACATTTTCCCATAGGAACAATCTTGACTTGGTCTCAGATGACACAACTTCCTTATTAATTACCTTTTTGATCATTTACTGCACTTATGCTAATTtattaaagaatgtttttattgaagccAACCCAACATACAAGGCagagaaataaagtgaaatcaactttatttagaTCTTTAGCCTTTAAGGAGAAAAGATCTAAGTTTAAATGATGAGGATCTAATTAAACATGTTATATGGAATCCCCTCTGCTAATTTTATTATCGCTGCCCAACAATCTGGTCTCCATTCAGacaatttaacacattttctttctacaaaacaaaaaaattttatgaGCATTAAGAGTTCCCACAAATCCAGAAGCACTACCCCCACCTTGTGGCTCTGAGCTGCAATTACAACAGGTACCCTCTGATCGACATAGCACAGCAGGAAGCATCTAGTTTATTTTCCAGACAATTTGCACagctcatacacacacacacacacacacacacacacacacacacacacacacacacacacacacacacacacacacacacacacacacacacacacacacacacacacacagatattaCACATACACCTCCAGACACACTCACTGCTGATTGGACATCTGACTTTGGATCCAATCAGAGTACTGATTACAATCAGTCCTCAGATTGCAGGCCTTTCATTGGGCTACAGAGActattaaagacaaaagcactgttttgttttttttgtttatctttcagttgaaatattacagaatttttttaaagaaacattgatGATATTGACTCAAGCTATGAAATTAGCATGCTCTCCTCCACACTCTTCAGAGTACATCTTTAGTAATCTCTGCACTCTACAGCAGCTCCCCCAAAGTCCCATGATCTAAGCAAAATAAAGGGCTCTTGCAATTACAATTTATGATCAGGTCAttattttctaacaaaatatgaaaatctaTAGAAAACAAATCTTCATTCAATAAAAGGTAGATAGATATAtcaaaaaaaggaggaaaacgCTGGCTCTCCGCCGTCGCTCAGCTCGGGAGGCCAGATTCCAGCAGGAGGAAATTGCACTTGATCGGATCAGCAGAACAGGTCTGGGAGGGGAAACCGGTGTTCCCTGCAGATTCATTTCTTGCGGGCGTGTTTGTATTTGTCCACATAGGCCTTCACCAGGTTGGACACTTTGCTGGAGTTCACCTCTCCACTCTTGCTGTGGCAGACctgagcaggaaaaaaaggagcCCTGATTTCCTGCAATTATCCCATTCTGgctaataaaaattttaatatttaggcCGCTTTTTTGGAGCGGCGGGGGGTTCACAATATATTTATCCATGTTGATATATTGGTTAACCCACTGACGTCCTACAGGGCTCTAGGGACCAAGGAAGCCACTGGCACAACTGGAGCTCACAAAAAATCCCCataaaaaaagctgaagttgAAAGTTTgaataaacatgtttgattAAAGTTAGATGCTATTTTATATCTGACTGCATTTGACCCCCAACATGTCCCCATAACCGTCCCCCGCCCCCAAAAATGTCCCCGTAATTGTTTCATTAGTTAAGCGTTCCTAGTTAAGTTCCTAAAGGTTAGAAAtacaaacgtgtgtgtgtgtgtgtgtatctgtacCTTCTCTACTGCTTTGCGGACGATCTCCTTGTACTCCTCCTTTGTGATTTCCTTCCTTTGATAAAACGGTTTGATCGCCGTCTTCACTTCATTTATAGCCTTCTCTTGGATCTGTTGTTTCTGCAGCACAAACGGGAAGTGACACGGTCAACAAACAGGAAGCTAAACTCGCCCATACTGGCTCAGAGTGCCCTACCCTACCTTCTCTTTTTTGGAGCTGTCGGCCTGGGCCTTGCTGTGCTGGCCGGTCTGTGTGGTGGAGGACGGCAGCGCCTGGCTGGGAGCCGGCTGGACCTGGGACACTGTGGCCACGCCCACTTTGGTCAACGTGGGGAGGAGGGCTGGTTTGCTGTAGCCGACGACTGTGCTCACCATCTGGCATCGTACGGAATTTTGATCACTCAGATAGACATAACTTGCTACTGCATTTTGAAGTTAGCTGCCATCTCCATGGTTACCGTACCTGAGCCGTGTGCCCGTCAGGCTGAGCTGCGACTGCTACCGTCTGGCCGGCGGCCTGCAtgggcggcggcggcggtgggggaggagggagaccctgggcaGCGACGGTGGGCACCTGGAGCAGCGGCACTGCAGGGTGAAGGTGTATGGGCACCTGAGGGGGTAAAGGGTAGGGGGCAGCGGGCTGCAGGCTGACCGACAGGGGGCGCTGCAGTGGGTACGGGTGGTGGAGGACGCCgagctgaggaggaggagggggaggaaggaCGCTCAAAACGGCCACCGGTGCGTTACTAGGGATAACCTGGGGGTTAGGAGGAGTAGGGTCGCTCTTTGGTGGATCTAAAAGCACAaaacagggaaaaaacaaatttgaatatga harbors:
- the LOC114160747 gene encoding sodium-coupled neutral amino acid transporter 2-like; translation: MGSTTEMKCLNAPQDDDSCSSNSNDFAYSDFIERNPLNGQYPDADSENQNFLSDHNPSKKKYETEHHHSRASFSMFVLNLCNAIMGSGILGLSFAMANTGIALFVILLVSVAIFSLYSVHLLLKTANEAGALVYESLGHKAFGIPGKLAASCSITMQNIGVMSSYLYIIKYELSVVIQSFTGASDGEWYINGDYLVILVSIIVILPLSLLRNLGYLSYTSGLSLLCMVFFLIVVIIKKFQIPCPLPILDAGNETMHMFNSTPHSDNVTTDDDTCKPKYFVYNSQTVYAIPILTFAFVCHPTILPMYDELKDRSRRKMQNVANVSFLAMFIMYLLAALFGYLTFNIHVGPELLHTYSKFYKHDILLLVVRLAVLAAVTLTVPVVLFPIRTSVGHLLFPKKDFSWIRHVIITLSLLAGTNILVIFVSSIRDIFGFIGASAAAMLIFILPSAFYLRLVKKESMKSMQKIGALMFLILGFAVMFVCMTLIIYDWIVNSMKDQGH